In a genomic window of Nitrospira sp. ND1:
- a CDS encoding 4Fe-4S binding protein gives MSPVATPTTPPLQLITIDRRVEDHHSSCKIPAPGTQAPTKRHTYRMMALAAVHAYIVFHLISWHVFGIELWGKTAMMGVPSLAKGTINAASIMVLLILGSILIWGRGFCGWACHMRGAIEFADWILRKLKVRRYLALREKNILVNTPHRWLLRIGALFVLLLPVIILIHNVGFTPKVNVMTPPPIADLPGYEGKAFAKAAFFNFEIKPTWNDFLLAFGLAVFIQFTMSVLLNLRYGQGAFCRILCPYATMMIPLMNISPVQKKITRVAQCTGCRDCSNACPQGIDVSREIFHFNGKVVNTECIKCYACIDACDDNVLQDTAAPGVPQTDRLKPYEKRPWQQELIRKDGLLTNARHMQVFEPLGPVADFSSMIVALICGGITSRFGGFWFYPGAIISFIVFRECCLRVQRWRAVERIQTSIVSVKS, from the coding sequence ATGAGTCCTGTTGCCACTCCAACCACACCGCCGCTCCAACTCATCACCATCGATCGCCGCGTAGAAGACCATCACAGCTCCTGCAAAATTCCTGCTCCAGGCACACAGGCGCCGACAAAACGCCATACCTACCGTATGATGGCGTTGGCTGCGGTGCATGCCTATATCGTGTTTCACCTTATTTCATGGCATGTCTTCGGGATCGAACTCTGGGGAAAGACGGCCATGATGGGTGTACCGTCCTTGGCCAAAGGAACCATCAACGCGGCCTCGATCATGGTGCTGCTGATCTTGGGCTCCATCCTGATCTGGGGGCGTGGATTCTGTGGCTGGGCCTGCCACATGCGCGGAGCGATCGAATTTGCCGATTGGATTCTTCGTAAGTTGAAGGTCCGCCGGTATCTCGCCCTCCGAGAGAAGAATATTCTGGTCAACACCCCTCACCGCTGGCTCCTGAGAATCGGGGCCCTGTTCGTTCTCCTGCTGCCGGTCATCATTCTGATTCACAACGTCGGATTCACGCCCAAAGTCAATGTGATGACTCCACCGCCTATTGCAGACTTGCCAGGGTATGAAGGTAAGGCATTCGCCAAGGCCGCCTTCTTCAATTTCGAAATCAAACCGACGTGGAATGACTTCCTGCTGGCCTTCGGGTTGGCGGTCTTTATTCAGTTCACCATGAGCGTCCTGTTGAATCTGCGCTACGGCCAAGGCGCATTCTGCCGAATTCTCTGCCCCTATGCCACGATGATGATCCCGCTCATGAACATCTCCCCGGTTCAAAAAAAGATCACACGCGTGGCTCAGTGCACCGGCTGCCGGGATTGCAGCAACGCCTGCCCCCAGGGTATCGATGTCAGCCGCGAAATTTTTCATTTCAACGGCAAGGTGGTGAACACGGAATGCATCAAGTGCTACGCCTGCATCGATGCCTGTGATGACAACGTGCTTCAGGATACGGCGGCGCCGGGCGTGCCGCAAACCGATCGCTTGAAGCCGTACGAAAAACGCCCCTGGCAGCAGGAATTGATTCGAAAAGACGGGCTGCTTACTAATGCCAGACACATGCAGGTGTTCGAACCTCTCGGACCCGTTGCTGATTTCTCATCGATGATCGTGGCGTTGATTTGCGGAGGAATCACGTCCCGCTTCGGAGGCTTCTGGTTTTACCCCGGAGCCATCATTTCGTTCATTGTGTTCAGGGAATGTTGTTTGCGCGTGCAGCGATGGCGGGCTGTGGAGAGAATCCAGACATCTATCGTATCCGTCAAATCGTGA
- a CDS encoding DUF5989 family protein — MNTVARVRDYSGLVAEFTIYLKEKKSYWLAPIIFVLMALSALAFFLEGSVLAPAIYSVF, encoded by the coding sequence ATGAATACAGTCGCACGAGTGAGAGACTACTCAGGCCTGGTTGCAGAGTTTACGATCTACTTGAAGGAGAAAAAGTCTTATTGGCTGGCGCCGATCATTTTCGTCTTAATGGCCCTGAGTGCGCTCGCGTTCTTCCTCGAGGGAAGCGTGTTAGCGCCCGCCATCTACTCCGTGTTCTAA
- a CDS encoding DUF423 domain-containing protein — MAVSARSFRFVFLGGLFAATSVAAGAFGAHALKSILDPSMLAVYETAARYQMYHALGLFVVAWLVRETDDSLAVKAGWLFCIGILLFSGSLYIVALAGIKWMGAMTPFGGVSFISGWACVAWTAWRAERVQ; from the coding sequence ATGGCTGTGTCGGCGCGCTCGTTCCGGTTTGTGTTTCTCGGCGGCCTGTTCGCTGCAACATCCGTGGCCGCAGGTGCCTTCGGCGCCCATGCGCTCAAATCGATTCTGGATCCCTCCATGCTTGCCGTCTATGAAACGGCGGCACGCTACCAAATGTACCATGCTCTCGGTCTGTTTGTCGTAGCCTGGCTGGTTCGTGAGACGGACGATTCGCTGGCGGTGAAGGCCGGTTGGCTCTTTTGCATCGGGATTCTCTTGTTCAGCGGCAGTTTGTATATCGTGGCGCTGGCGGGAATCAAGTGGATGGGGGCGATGACTCCCTTCGGCGGTGTCTCCTTTATTTCCGGATGGGCCTGTGTGGCCTGGACCGCCTGGCGCGCGGAACGTGTTCAGTGA
- a CDS encoding radical SAM protein codes for MQGPAGQYPTLQVHPGRRCNLQCLHCYSDSGPAVSEQLEIDLLEGVVADAASIGYRVMSVSGGEPLLYPGLAQLLRAAHTSGLVTTVTTNGMLLDQRQLNVLGADCDLVAISLDGIPESHNFMRNSTRAFDDMCARLPALRASGIPFGFIFTLTFHNVHELEWVADFAVEQGASLLQLHPLEPVGRATCRLGESYPDGEENAAAVCEAGRIRELYEGKLEVQIDLATVPAMLEHPTRVFVREATLCGAQTVADVIAPLVIETSGIVSPLQYGFPRAWSWGNIKERSLPDLAADWLARDYAAFLTLCRLVYEQAVRNDDEPVLNWYEQAYAAAAQFSPTQVRENLMQTCSSERSSQ; via the coding sequence GTGCAAGGACCAGCCGGACAGTACCCGACATTGCAGGTCCATCCGGGCCGACGATGCAACCTGCAATGCTTGCATTGTTATTCCGATTCGGGACCGGCGGTGTCTGAACAGTTGGAGATCGATCTGCTGGAGGGAGTGGTCGCCGATGCGGCCTCCATCGGATACAGGGTTATGTCGGTGTCGGGCGGCGAGCCCTTGTTGTATCCCGGGCTTGCCCAACTCCTTCGGGCGGCCCATACCTCGGGACTCGTGACCACCGTCACGACGAACGGCATGCTTCTCGATCAGCGTCAACTGAACGTCTTAGGGGCTGATTGCGACCTGGTCGCGATCAGCCTCGACGGCATCCCGGAATCCCACAACTTCATGCGGAACTCCACGCGGGCATTCGACGACATGTGCGCGCGTTTGCCGGCACTCCGGGCCTCCGGCATCCCCTTCGGCTTTATCTTCACGCTCACGTTCCACAACGTACACGAGTTGGAGTGGGTCGCAGATTTTGCCGTCGAGCAGGGCGCCTCCCTTCTGCAGCTCCATCCGCTTGAACCGGTCGGCAGAGCCACCTGCAGACTGGGCGAATCCTATCCTGACGGCGAAGAGAATGCGGCGGCCGTCTGCGAGGCCGGACGTATCCGCGAGTTGTACGAGGGCAAGCTGGAAGTGCAAATCGATCTCGCAACGGTTCCGGCGATGCTGGAGCATCCGACGCGCGTCTTCGTGAGGGAAGCGACATTGTGTGGCGCGCAGACCGTGGCCGACGTCATTGCCCCGCTGGTGATCGAAACCAGCGGCATCGTCTCACCGTTGCAGTATGGATTCCCGCGTGCCTGGTCCTGGGGAAACATCAAGGAGCGATCGTTGCCGGATCTTGCCGCAGACTGGCTCGCCCGCGACTATGCAGCCTTCCTCACGCTGTGCCGCCTCGTCTATGAACAGGCGGTGCGCAACGACGACGAGCCGGTGTTGAATTGGTACGAACAGGCGTATGCCGCGGCCGCGCAATTTTCCCCCACGCAGGTGCGCGAGAACCTGATGCAGACCTGTTCATCTGAAAGAAGCAGTCAGTAG
- a CDS encoding DUF4157 domain-containing protein: protein MSERLPHAWTGATPSLVHEVLASPGEPLEAGLRAQMESRFGHDFGKVRVHRDGKAADSATAVQARAYTVGHEIVLGSAAAGLGRRGTVSLLGHELSHVVQQERAFLSSGHPGVLQRSGLEVPNDTQGQASSASNGPENQAAGLSEPDCDTRVADVFLLGAIHCPQRPECCFAQVHDRNNRNLTGIFRADHQLEGKPDCDYGDQKHHDFWLANQWRILEITTSEMTVMNMCGREETLNVEGIGTVKGESASAVVPGRAPSSTSLPPNIVDHTQGMWGKTHKIHYDDQCNSLHFVPNEPGKEIKVYIWDSAQDSFVNASDPADTRTPGQLERFAGIVLKEHKDGEWQGTNCGDLPRWAL from the coding sequence GTGTCAGAGAGACTTCCGCATGCCTGGACTGGCGCGACCCCATCCCTCGTCCATGAGGTGCTTGCGTCGCCGGGGGAGCCGCTAGAGGCCGGACTGCGCGCGCAGATGGAGTCGCGTTTCGGGCATGATTTTGGGAAGGTGCGTGTGCATCGCGATGGCAAGGCCGCGGATTCGGCCACGGCCGTCCAGGCCAGGGCGTACACGGTCGGCCATGAAATTGTGTTGGGCTCGGCGGCGGCCGGTTTGGGGAGAAGAGGAACCGTATCCCTCCTTGGCCACGAACTGTCCCACGTGGTGCAACAGGAAAGGGCGTTCCTGAGCTCTGGGCATCCCGGTGTGCTGCAACGTTCCGGACTTGAGGTGCCGAACGACACGCAGGGACAAGCCTCGTCTGCGTCGAATGGGCCTGAGAATCAGGCTGCCGGTTTATCCGAACCGGATTGCGACACCCGCGTGGCGGATGTGTTTCTGCTCGGAGCGATTCACTGTCCCCAGCGACCGGAATGCTGTTTCGCCCAGGTGCATGATAGGAACAATAGAAACCTCACGGGCATTTTTCGTGCAGACCATCAACTGGAAGGCAAACCGGACTGCGACTATGGCGACCAGAAACACCACGACTTCTGGTTGGCGAACCAATGGAGAATTCTCGAGATCACCACCTCGGAGATGACCGTGATGAACATGTGCGGACGGGAGGAGACCTTGAATGTGGAGGGCATCGGTACGGTCAAGGGGGAGTCGGCATCGGCCGTCGTTCCCGGTCGTGCGCCTTCATCGACGTCGTTGCCGCCGAACATCGTCGACCATACCCAGGGTATGTGGGGCAAAACACACAAGATCCATTACGATGACCAGTGCAACTCCCTCCACTTCGTCCCCAATGAACCGGGTAAAGAGATCAAGGTCTACATCTGGGATTCAGCGCAGGATAGTTTTGTGAACGCGAGTGATCCGGCCGATACCAGGACTCCCGGTCAACTCGAGCGGTTCGCCGGGATCGTGTTGAAGGAGCACAAAGACGGCGAGTGGCAAGGGACAAACTGCGGTGATCTTCCGAGGTGGGCTCTGTGA
- a CDS encoding DUF72 domain-containing protein, whose amino-acid sequence MTLSPLIRFGTSTWTYEGWKGQIYTRTYTKTGFTRDCLGEFCQYLYKGEPLFRTVGNDATFYRPPTASQLSRYLNQIPEDFEMCAKVWEEITIPTYATHARYGIKAGQRNPNFLNADAFIKLVVQPYRDARFGPHTGPFLFEFQRHGLSVQEFCSELDGFFARLPKDFRYAVEIRNAGMLGPQYHEVLRRHDVAHVYNHWTFMPSLAEQHQRMRTFTAPFSVFRLQTPLKMTHEAAKKRAEPYNKIVGELPEMRQDTVRLVRQAVGENRTTYVLVNNRAEGNAPLTIQALVESLRE is encoded by the coding sequence ATGACACTCTCTCCCCTGATCCGCTTCGGCACCTCCACCTGGACCTATGAAGGCTGGAAGGGGCAGATCTATACTCGCACCTATACGAAAACCGGCTTCACACGCGACTGTCTCGGGGAATTCTGCCAATATCTCTACAAAGGCGAGCCACTCTTTCGCACCGTGGGGAATGATGCGACGTTTTACCGGCCTCCCACAGCGAGCCAACTCTCACGGTATCTCAACCAGATCCCAGAAGACTTCGAGATGTGCGCCAAGGTCTGGGAAGAAATCACCATCCCCACCTATGCCACACATGCCAGGTACGGGATCAAAGCCGGACAGCGGAATCCGAACTTTCTCAACGCGGACGCCTTCATCAAGCTGGTTGTACAACCCTATCGGGACGCACGATTCGGCCCGCACACAGGGCCGTTCCTATTCGAATTTCAACGCCACGGACTGTCCGTCCAGGAATTCTGCAGCGAATTAGACGGGTTCTTCGCACGTCTGCCGAAAGACTTCCGGTATGCCGTTGAAATCCGGAATGCGGGGATGCTGGGCCCTCAGTACCACGAGGTGCTCAGACGACATGACGTGGCGCATGTGTACAATCACTGGACCTTCATGCCGTCCCTCGCCGAGCAGCATCAACGGATGAGGACCTTTACCGCACCGTTCAGTGTGTTTCGTCTCCAGACCCCCCTCAAGATGACCCACGAGGCAGCTAAAAAACGTGCCGAACCGTACAACAAAATTGTCGGTGAATTGCCTGAGATGCGGCAGGACACCGTACGACTTGTTCGACAAGCAGTCGGCGAAAATCGAACCACTTATGTACTGGTCAACAACCGGGCGGAAGGCAATGCGCCCCTGACGATTCAGGCCCTCGTAGAATCACTGCGCGAGTAA
- a CDS encoding DNA polymerase III subunit alpha, with amino-acid sequence MSSGFVHLHTHSSYSPMWGIPTLETLCQAARTQGQDKLALTDTNGLYGAIRFLEVAKHEGLKPILGAELVHKAHRAVLLAKTPAGYANLCRLLSARHEESTFDFIAAVAGYRAGLIILSDDLSALKAWRKDSPKDLYVELSPGSDIQEALTFSRDNRLPPVATTRAACLHPADFDAHRLLRAIADNTTLSRLRPERCCAPSHWLMPPTVIERYLPHVSESLTNSRRIADDCFTNWSFKETIFPSFRQLSTEAAFESLRTKTYEGAQRRYGALSETVRHRIEAELAVIREKRYADYFLVVDEIVREAPRTCGRGSAAASIVSYCLGITHVDPIRHNLLFERFLNPGRHDPPDIDIDFPWDERSKILERVFARYGAKQAAMVANQNTLAPRAAMREIAKVYGLPAAEIGKVLDLLHRRADFVNVTEDSTLQTWANEVCRALQLRPPWPDIIFRAGQLQGHFRHLSLHPGGVVLVPDEIRRYVPVETSASGWPVIQWEKDQAEDAGLVKIDLLGNRSLAVIRDALVAVHRNTGRLIDYELWDPISDPVTQELIRRGDTMGCFYVESPATRLLLKKLWTTMPKARRAHADVFEYLVVVSSIIRPAANVYADDFVRRSHGHPYRSWHPLLDEVLAETHGIMVYQEDVMKVAVALGGFSVHDGDQLRKILSKKHKERQLRDYQRQFYEGAAARDVHRSTTDKIWAMIMSFSGYSFCKPHSASYAQVSFKSAYLRAHYPAEFLAAVISNQGGYYSAFAYLSEGRRMGLTILPPDINASDWAYRGSGRAVQVGLMQLKALRKEFAQRIVVERKNHGAYRSLQDFLVRVNPEIAQATLLIKSGCFDSIAGELTRPALIWRLFAAQSGKPAGCLPIPPEYSAQQKLGHELELFGFPLSGHPLEFFKDVVAGRSHLPARDLAQHVGKHVTLLGWMVTEKIVSTKQGEPMEFVTFEDQTGLYDATFFPDIYRRCCHLLASDQAYLVTGVVEEHFATVTVTVTRLRPLSAPGAEDTIVLEEDAGEPYTERHDTLSPDPLRHLHLDL; translated from the coding sequence ATGTCGTCCGGCTTCGTGCATCTCCACACCCATTCATCCTATTCGCCCATGTGGGGCATCCCGACGCTTGAAACCCTCTGTCAGGCTGCTCGCACACAAGGGCAGGACAAGCTTGCCCTCACCGATACCAACGGCCTGTATGGAGCCATCCGGTTTTTAGAGGTCGCGAAGCACGAAGGGTTGAAACCGATCCTCGGGGCTGAGCTCGTTCATAAGGCACACCGTGCAGTGCTGTTGGCCAAAACGCCGGCTGGTTATGCCAATCTCTGCCGTCTTCTCTCCGCTCGTCACGAGGAGAGCACCTTCGATTTCATCGCGGCTGTGGCAGGCTATCGAGCCGGGTTAATCATTCTGTCCGACGACCTGTCAGCATTAAAAGCTTGGCGCAAGGACTCCCCGAAAGATTTGTATGTCGAACTTTCTCCGGGATCGGATATCCAGGAGGCGCTCACCTTCAGCCGGGACAACAGGCTGCCGCCGGTGGCCACCACCCGCGCAGCCTGTCTTCATCCTGCCGACTTCGATGCGCATCGTCTGCTGCGCGCCATCGCCGACAACACGACATTGTCCCGGCTCCGCCCGGAACGCTGTTGTGCACCATCCCACTGGCTCATGCCGCCGACAGTCATTGAGCGGTACTTGCCGCATGTGTCCGAATCGCTTACCAACAGCCGGCGTATTGCCGACGACTGTTTCACCAACTGGAGCTTCAAAGAAACGATCTTCCCCTCGTTCCGTCAACTTTCGACAGAAGCTGCATTTGAGTCGCTGCGCACGAAGACCTACGAGGGCGCACAGCGGCGCTATGGCGCCCTATCCGAGACGGTGCGGCACCGGATCGAAGCAGAGTTGGCTGTGATTCGAGAAAAACGCTATGCCGACTACTTTCTGGTGGTCGATGAGATTGTCCGGGAAGCGCCTCGTACCTGTGGACGAGGATCCGCAGCCGCCTCAATCGTCTCTTATTGTCTGGGCATCACCCATGTCGATCCGATTCGACACAATCTGCTGTTCGAGCGCTTCCTGAACCCAGGCCGGCATGACCCGCCGGATATTGACATCGACTTTCCATGGGACGAACGTTCGAAGATTCTCGAACGGGTGTTTGCGCGCTATGGGGCAAAACAAGCGGCGATGGTCGCCAATCAAAATACCCTTGCCCCGCGTGCAGCCATGCGTGAGATTGCCAAGGTCTACGGCCTACCGGCCGCTGAGATCGGCAAGGTGCTGGATCTGCTTCATCGACGCGCCGATTTCGTGAATGTGACCGAGGATTCGACCTTACAAACCTGGGCAAACGAAGTCTGTCGCGCCCTGCAATTGCGCCCACCCTGGCCGGACATTATCTTCCGGGCCGGACAACTGCAGGGACACTTCCGCCATCTCAGCCTCCACCCCGGCGGAGTGGTCTTGGTTCCCGATGAGATCCGCCGGTATGTTCCGGTGGAAACCTCTGCTTCCGGTTGGCCCGTCATTCAATGGGAAAAAGACCAGGCTGAGGATGCGGGGTTGGTCAAAATCGACCTGCTCGGCAATCGTTCCCTCGCCGTCATTCGTGATGCCCTGGTTGCCGTCCACCGCAACACCGGCCGCCTGATCGACTACGAACTCTGGGATCCGATCAGCGATCCGGTCACACAGGAATTGATCCGCCGCGGGGATACAATGGGCTGCTTCTATGTCGAGTCTCCGGCAACCAGGCTCTTGCTCAAAAAACTGTGGACGACCATGCCGAAGGCACGCCGGGCCCACGCGGATGTCTTTGAATATCTGGTGGTCGTGTCTTCCATCATCCGTCCCGCCGCCAATGTCTATGCCGATGACTTCGTCCGCCGATCCCACGGCCATCCCTACCGCTCGTGGCATCCCTTGCTGGATGAGGTCTTGGCTGAGACGCACGGGATCATGGTCTACCAGGAAGATGTGATGAAGGTGGCGGTGGCCTTGGGCGGATTCTCCGTACACGACGGCGATCAGCTGCGCAAGATCCTCAGCAAGAAGCACAAGGAACGGCAGCTGCGAGACTATCAGCGACAGTTCTACGAAGGGGCTGCTGCACGAGACGTTCACCGATCGACGACCGACAAGATCTGGGCCATGATCATGAGCTTTTCAGGCTATAGCTTTTGTAAGCCGCACAGTGCGAGCTACGCCCAGGTATCCTTCAAATCGGCCTACTTGCGGGCACATTATCCGGCCGAGTTCCTGGCCGCCGTTATCAGTAATCAAGGCGGGTATTATTCGGCCTTCGCCTATCTGTCAGAGGGACGGCGCATGGGGCTCACGATTCTTCCACCGGACATTAACGCCAGCGACTGGGCCTATCGTGGATCGGGCCGGGCCGTCCAGGTTGGCCTGATGCAGCTCAAAGCCCTACGCAAAGAGTTCGCTCAGAGGATTGTTGTGGAGCGGAAGAATCACGGCGCCTATCGCTCGCTACAGGATTTTCTCGTCCGAGTGAATCCTGAGATCGCCCAGGCCACGCTGCTCATCAAATCGGGCTGCTTCGATTCCATCGCCGGAGAACTGACCCGGCCGGCGCTGATCTGGCGACTCTTCGCCGCCCAGTCGGGGAAACCTGCGGGCTGTCTGCCGATTCCACCGGAGTACTCGGCTCAGCAGAAGCTCGGCCATGAACTGGAGCTGTTCGGCTTTCCCCTGAGCGGACATCCGCTGGAGTTCTTCAAAGACGTAGTCGCGGGCCGATCGCATCTCCCGGCACGGGACCTGGCACAACATGTCGGGAAGCACGTGACCCTCCTCGGTTGGATGGTAACGGAGAAAATCGTGTCCACGAAGCAAGGCGAGCCGATGGAGTTTGTCACCTTTGAGGATCAGACCGGCCTGTATGATGCCACCTTTTTTCCCGACATCTACCGGCGGTGCTGCCACCTCCTCGCCTCAGATCAGGCCTACCTCGTCACCGGTGTGGTGGAAGAACATTTTGCGACCGTGACGGTCACAGTCACACGACTTCGCCCCTTATCCGCTCCCGGCGCAGAGGATACCATCGTACTTGAGGAGGACGCGGGAGAACCGTACACTGAGCGGCATGACACTCTCTCCCCTGATCCGCTTCGGCACCTCCACCTGGACCTATGA
- the lexA gene encoding transcriptional repressor LexA, which yields MSPEEFKRARLALGLTQQALADQLKRKRLAIARYEGGTRAIPGVVEVALQSFAQSSRIPLVGVVAAGDPVEPIPQTERIEVPKSMLGRGETFALRVKGTSMRDDGILPGDVVVVQKQDVARNGQTVIALLNGEATIKTYHRTAGVIELHPANEAMTPILVHETDTFHIEGIVVGVIRHLKR from the coding sequence ATGAGCCCTGAAGAATTCAAACGCGCCAGATTGGCTCTCGGTCTCACCCAACAAGCCCTTGCGGACCAGCTCAAACGCAAGCGGCTCGCCATTGCTCGCTATGAAGGCGGGACACGCGCAATCCCCGGCGTCGTCGAAGTGGCGCTGCAATCCTTCGCACAGTCATCCCGGATTCCGCTCGTCGGGGTTGTGGCTGCAGGCGATCCCGTCGAACCCATCCCTCAAACCGAACGCATTGAGGTCCCCAAGAGCATGCTCGGGCGAGGAGAAACCTTTGCTTTGCGGGTCAAGGGAACCTCCATGCGCGACGACGGCATTCTCCCCGGCGATGTGGTCGTCGTACAGAAACAAGATGTGGCTCGAAACGGCCAAACCGTGATTGCCCTTTTGAACGGCGAGGCCACGATCAAAACCTATCACCGTACAGCAGGCGTAATCGAGTTGCACCCGGCCAACGAAGCCATGACGCCTATCCTGGTGCACGAAACCGACACGTTTCACATTGAGGGCATTGTCGTCGGCGTGATCCGGCATCTGAAACGCTAG